From the genome of Triticum aestivum cultivar Chinese Spring chromosome 3B, IWGSC CS RefSeq v2.1, whole genome shotgun sequence, one region includes:
- the LOC123066324 gene encoding potassium transporter 6 yields MERRPDANGDIVLEMAPPGADGHQQGGDGGTSGGRTLSFSQAYKMRHRTPQAFTVSQTLLLSFQSLGIVYGDLGTSPLYVFPSVVLPGAGERDFLGILSLILWTLTLMSLVKYVLIVLRADDHGEGGTFALYSLLRQHVNFKGGTPGQFTRLPSDLHLRFHGKKRRSEPSRVQRFLEGSAAAQSVLTYVVLVGTSMVMGDGALTPAISVLSAVQGIQSRSPKIEQKHVVMLSVVILLLLFLFQQMGTSRVSFSFSPIMLLWFASIATIGLYNIIVYYPPVLKAVNPYYIYCYFARNGAAGWEQLGAVILCITGAEAMFADLGHFNKRSIQVAFSTVVYPSLILAYAGQAAYLIKNPAELSTAFYSSIPGALFWPMFVVATLAAIVASQSLISASFSIIRQSIVLDYFPRATVRHTSDKYEGQVYCPEVNYLLMLFCVLVTIGFQGGPEIGHAFGVAVIWVMLITTALMTVVMVVIWDVHPALAATFFAVYVAVEGLYMSSLMNKMAQGGWVPFAITAFFLVITVSWTYGRKKKGEYEAGHMISCNELAAIVARSARVPGVCFFFTDLMNGIPPIVRHYAEHTGCLRELLLFVTVRRLPVTSVLPEERFLVAPEEEVPPGVYRSVVQYGYMDKQDMEGEEFLESVLAALKEIARTAEEAAMMDRACRSGVSVVIGRTILTASGGNRVHGWFRRFVVNHMYRFLQKNFNSGVSNLKLDHDKTMQVGMNYKIKLD; encoded by the exons ATGGAGCGGCGCCCCGACGCGAATGGCGACATCGTCCTGGAGATGgcccctcccggcgccgacgggCACCAGCAGGGCGGCGATGGCGGCACAAGCGGTGGTCGGACCCTGAGCTTCAGCCAGGCGTACAAGATGCGACACCGGACACCTCAG GCGTTCACGGTGTCACAGACGCTGCTGCTGAGCTTCCAGTCGCTGGGCATCGTGTACGGCGACCTGGGCACGTCGCCGCTCTACGTGTTCCCGTCCGTGGTCCTCCCCGGCGCCGGCGAGCGGGACTTCCTCGGCATCCTCAGCCTCATCCTCTGGACGCTCACCCTCATGAGCCTGGTCAAGTACGTGCTCATCGTGCTCCGCGCCGACGACCACGGCGAGGGCGGCACCTTCGCGCTCTACTCGCTGCTGCGGCAGCACGTCAACTTCAAGGGCGGAACGCCGGGGCAGTTCACGCGGCTGCCCTCCGACCTCCACCTCAGGTTCCACGGCAAGAAGAGGCGGTCCGAGCCGTCCCGCGTGCAGAGATTCCTGGAGGGCAGCGCCGCCGCGCAGTCGGTCCTCACCTACGTCGTGCTCGTCGGCACCTCCATGGTCATGGGCGACGGCGCCCTCACCCCCGCCATCTCAG TTCTTTCGGCCGTTCAAGGGATCCAATCGAGATCTCCCAAGATCGAacaaa AGCATGTGGTGATGCTGTCGGTGGTGATCCTGCTGCTGCTCTTCCTTTTCCAGCAGATGGGCACCAGCAGGGTCAGCTTTTCCTTCTCCCCGATCATGCTCCTCTGGTTCGCCTCCATCGCCACCATCGGCCTCTACAACATCATCGTCTACTACCCGCCGGTTCTCAAGGCCGTCAACCCCTACTACATCTACTGCTACTTCGCCAGGAACGGGGCCGCCGGCTGGGAGCAGCTCGGCGCCGTAATCCTCTGCATCACAG GCGCTGAAGCTATGTTTGCCGACTTGGGTCACTTCAACAAGAGATCAATTCAG GTGGCCTTCTCGACGGTGGTGTACCCGTCGCTCATCCTCGCGTACGCCGGTCAGGCAGCGTACCTGATCAAGAACCCCGCCGAGCTGAGCACGGCGTTCTACAGCAGCATCCCGGGTGCCCTGTTCTGGCCCATGTTCGTGGTCGCCaccctcgccgccatcgtcgccagcCAGTCGCTCATCTCCGCCAGCTTCTCCATCATCCGGCAGTCCATCGTGCTCGACTACTTCCCACGGGCCACCGTGCGGCACACCTCTGACAAGTACGAGGGCCAGGTGTACTGCCCCGAGGTGAACTACCTCCTCATGCTCTTCTGCGTCCTCGTCACCATCGGCTTCCAGGGCGGCCCGGAGATCGGCCATGCCTTCGGTGTAGCGGTTATATGGGTCATGCTCATCACCACCGCGCTCATGACGGTGGTCATGGTGGTGATCTGGGACGTGCACCCGGCGCTCGCCGCCACGTTCTTCGCCGTCTACGTGGCCGTAGAGGGTCTGTACATGAGCTCGCTGATGAACAAGATGGCGCAGGGCGGGTGGGTCCCGTTCGCCATCACCGCCTTCTTCCTGGTGATCACCGTGTCCTGGACCTACGGCCGGAAGAAGAAGGGCGAGTACGAGGCGGGCCACATGATCTCCTGCAACGAGCTCGCCGCGATCGTGGCCAGGTCGGCGCGCGTGCCAGGGGTCTGCTTCTTCTTCACGGACCTGATGAACGGCATCCCGCCCATCGTGCGCCACTACGCGGAGCACACCGGCTGCCTCCGCGAGCTGCTGCTGTTCGTCACCGTCAGGAGGCTGCCGGTCACCTCGGTGCTGCCCGAGGAGCGGTTCCTCGtcgcgccggaggaggaggtgccaccGGGGGTGTACAGGTCCGTGGTGCAGTACGGGTACATGGACAAGCAGGACATGGAAGGCGAGGAGTTCCTGGAGTCGGTGCTCGCGGCGCTCAAGGAGATCGCCCGCACAGCCGAGGAGGCCGCCATGATGGACCGAGCCTGCAGGAGCGGGGTGAGCGTCGTGATCGGGAGGACGATCCTGACGGCGAGCGGCGGGAATCGCGTGCATGGATGGTTCAGGCGATTCGTGGTCAATCACATGTACAGGTTCCTGCAGAAGAACTTCAACTCGGGCGTTTCCAACCTCAAGTTAGATCATGACAAGACGATGCAGGTTGGAATGAACTATAAGATCAAGCTAGATTAA